A stretch of the Balneola vulgaris DSM 17893 genome encodes the following:
- a CDS encoding Hsp20/alpha crystallin family protein, which produces MALIKYQRPNTDLFSKNFNDIVDEMFNGSLNYKSDSFMPNVDVAENDASFEISAELPGIKKDDINIELDNGRLTISGERKFQNEENAKNYHRVETKYGKFSRSFYLPDSINEESINAQYEDGLLNITIEKKEEKVKKKIQIN; this is translated from the coding sequence ATGGCACTTATTAAATATCAGAGACCAAACACAGATCTATTCTCCAAAAACTTTAATGACATCGTAGATGAAATGTTCAACGGAAGTTTGAACTATAAATCTGATTCATTCATGCCTAATGTTGATGTAGCTGAAAATGACGCTTCGTTTGAAATTTCAGCTGAACTACCAGGTATTAAGAAAGATGATATAAATATCGAATTAGATAATGGTCGTTTAACCATAAGCGGTGAGCGTAAATTTCAGAATGAAGAAAACGCTAAAAACTACCACCGTGTAGAAACCAAATACGGCAAGTTCTCCCGTTCATTCTATCTCCCAGATAGTATAAACGAAGAGAGCATTAATGCCCAATATGAAGATGGCTTATTAAATATCACCATCGAGAAAAAAGAAGAAAAGGTTAAGAAGAAGATTCAAATAAACTAA
- a CDS encoding Do family serine endopeptidase, which yields MNNTIRNIFGVAAAILVMLGVNEITDSNTIKLPSYDTDVTSAENRPVNSFKDFNDAIVDIAEKTNPAVVMITTEKVQQRRVMQNPFSQFFGNPYGGDSETREYTQRGLGSGVIVSDEGYIITNNHVIADVDEIEVQLYNGESIKAELVGADPATDIAVLKVDIENLPTVKLGNSDDLKVGSFVLAIGSPLSENLAHTVSFGIVSAKQRSIGLIGQGTGFEDFIQTDAAINPGNSGGALIDMNGELVGINSAIASRSGGNDGIGFAIPINLAKRIMDDLVDDGEVSRGYLGLYFGGEVDRTMAKALGIDDARGFIVARVEEDGPAAKAGLQEQDVVVSIDGEKVTNWTMFRSKIGTMKPGEKVELGILRDEDSKTIQVTLGEREEEMFATTEPAKVESMEEKIGFNVSDLTDNFRRQLQLDSDVDGIVVTNIKQSSNAYERGLRKGDVITAVKRNKVKTETEFFDELEKISKSGDEVVLLTVMQRGVKQYIAFEL from the coding sequence ATGAATAATACAATAAGAAACATTTTTGGAGTAGCAGCCGCCATATTGGTGATGCTTGGAGTTAATGAGATCACCGACAGTAATACCATAAAGCTACCCAGTTATGATACCGATGTCACTTCTGCAGAAAACCGCCCGGTTAACTCATTTAAAGATTTCAACGATGCAATTGTGGACATCGCTGAGAAGACCAACCCTGCTGTTGTGATGATAACCACTGAAAAGGTGCAGCAGCGAAGAGTTATGCAAAACCCATTTTCACAATTCTTTGGGAACCCCTATGGTGGAGATTCAGAGACTCGTGAATACACTCAACGCGGGCTAGGTTCTGGTGTGATTGTATCTGATGAGGGCTATATCATCACCAACAACCATGTAATTGCCGATGTAGATGAAATAGAGGTACAACTTTATAATGGTGAATCTATAAAGGCAGAACTTGTGGGAGCTGATCCGGCAACCGATATCGCTGTTTTAAAGGTTGATATAGAAAATTTGCCCACCGTTAAACTTGGAAATAGCGATGACTTAAAAGTTGGTTCATTTGTGTTGGCAATTGGTAGCCCACTGAGTGAAAACCTAGCTCATACCGTTTCATTTGGAATTGTATCTGCGAAACAACGTTCCATTGGTTTAATTGGACAAGGCACTGGCTTTGAAGATTTCATTCAAACAGATGCAGCTATCAACCCTGGGAATTCTGGTGGTGCACTCATTGATATGAATGGAGAGCTTGTCGGCATAAATTCTGCTATAGCCTCACGATCTGGTGGAAACGACGGTATCGGCTTCGCCATCCCAATTAATTTAGCCAAACGAATTATGGATGATCTTGTTGATGACGGTGAAGTATCAAGAGGTTACCTAGGATTATACTTTGGTGGCGAAGTTGATCGCACCATGGCAAAAGCACTTGGCATCGATGACGCTCGCGGGTTTATTGTAGCTCGAGTAGAAGAAGACGGCCCTGCAGCAAAAGCTGGATTACAAGAGCAAGACGTAGTGGTTTCAATAGACGGTGAGAAAGTAACCAACTGGACCATGTTTAGATCCAAAATTGGAACTATGAAACCAGGTGAGAAAGTAGAACTAGGCATCCTTCGTGATGAAGATTCCAAAACTATTCAAGTTACTCTTGGTGAACGTGAAGAAGAGATGTTTGCAACTACTGAGCCTGCAAAGGTTGAGTCGATGGAAGAAAAAATTGGGTTTAATGTTAGCGACCTAACAGACAACTTCCGTCGTCAGCTCCAATTAGATTCAGATGTTGATGGAATTGTGGTTACTAATATCAAACAAAGTAGTAACGCATATGAGCGTGGACTCCGAAAAGGAGACGTTATTACTGCTGTAAAGAGAAACAAAGTTAAAACGGAAACTGAATTCTTTGATGAGTTAGAGAAGATCTCGAAAAGTGGCGACGAAGTTGTGCTACTCACAGTTATGCAAAGAGGTGTTAAGCAGTATATAGCCTTTGAACTGTAA